In a genomic window of Occallatibacter riparius:
- a CDS encoding UvrD-helicase domain-containing protein, translated as MTRRPNPPDQDQRKRALDPTRSIIVQAPAGSGKTDLLTRRFLRLLTEVDDPSQIVAITFTKAAAAEMRHRILSELEKAAVLPSSMDADDLSMEVLAARAREHANRMGWNLVEIPGQLRISTIDSFCREIAIQRPLLTTLGGSLDVSEDLEDLYRRAARNTLMELGRSSPDSMAVREAIEALLEWRDNNWQELETHLVAMLRQRDRWMQEFWLRDFNEQDETSWQRLREYLERPFGRAVASGLASVSSLLTTVAGAAEEVHDLARFACGQLGNTRFTELAEMVDFPVVDSCLACDLEQTRLAYCCLADMLLTATEGTFRKTVDKRLGFPADRKREKHRHEQLIRNLSVIPELESALDSVRDLPPARYSDEEWRIVRAGFTLLRRAAAELQIEFAEAGAVDFIEIAQIAQRILEDDDGQPSDAAITIADGIRHLLVDEFQDTSRRQHRLVASLVSAWPDTSNRSLFVVGDPMQSIYFFRAADAELFPRVQQAGLELPDRDSLPLEIVKLASNFRTQPALVHQLNDAFSAVFGINDGSNVRFSSSEPARSSASAGAIFDLHLEFAPEMPRTSPSDPDAARKKEQAREDRDATLKRQTDEIVALIKDRLGAMEQARFRGEKYRIAILGRARAALAPITQALRDVSIPFRAVELEPLADRPEVLDALALARALLNPEDRVAWLGMLRAPWCALPLDDLHALTSADDPDVQTRPVPELLRERKAMLGQGARGALDRVLQAYEDSFAIRATMPHMSSGTWLQQVWLRLGGDKCVDATGRANLDLLWRSLDKLPNGDADLTSPALNAALEKLMAQPDPASDGNWGVHVMTIHKSKGLEFEVVIVPELQARGANTRSAMFSWLERGLETPEATGEITEFLIAPFQTKGADGGAAKKWVDREYRAKESQEMRRILYVAATRAREELHLFARPSYKWEQDDPVLCEPHESLLSKAWPALEDQVRTQFEAWKSKAQAAQISSLAAGVSNVIVMPCPPRPAFLRRLPLDFVPSHLSHFREDRGTSTGVEPTDTYQRHEGSIDSRILGTAVHLGLQILAQLLSTLDGDAARSRLATSIERISAHIRAAGMSRDHAAKIAARALEIVTRSSNDPAGAWILAPHADAASEVRWTGAVSGGLRTVQADRVFRAGSTPLSEGSEAWWIIDYKTADGNSNDALPKLREMFAPQLELYANVLRKLHGPDAQIRAGLYYPRMLQFDWWEP; from the coding sequence ATGACTAGGCGGCCCAACCCTCCGGATCAGGATCAACGCAAGCGCGCCCTCGATCCCACGCGTTCGATCATCGTGCAGGCACCGGCGGGATCTGGCAAGACCGACCTACTCACCAGGCGTTTTTTGCGCCTTCTAACGGAAGTCGACGACCCTTCACAGATCGTTGCCATCACGTTCACGAAGGCCGCTGCAGCGGAAATGCGGCACCGCATCCTGAGCGAGTTGGAGAAGGCGGCCGTTCTCCCTTCGAGTATGGACGCAGACGACCTCTCGATGGAGGTGCTTGCCGCAAGGGCACGGGAGCACGCGAACAGGATGGGTTGGAACCTGGTTGAAATTCCTGGTCAACTCCGCATCTCGACGATTGACTCGTTCTGCCGCGAGATCGCCATTCAGCGCCCGCTCCTGACCACGCTGGGCGGGAGCCTCGATGTAAGCGAAGATCTGGAGGATCTCTATCGGCGAGCAGCGCGCAACACTCTCATGGAACTCGGACGCAGTTCTCCCGATTCGATGGCGGTGCGTGAAGCGATTGAAGCTCTGCTCGAGTGGCGCGATAACAACTGGCAGGAGCTTGAGACTCATTTGGTTGCCATGCTGCGCCAGCGCGACCGTTGGATGCAGGAGTTCTGGCTGCGCGACTTCAATGAGCAGGACGAAACTAGCTGGCAACGTCTTCGCGAATACCTGGAACGGCCTTTTGGGCGAGCGGTCGCATCCGGGCTGGCCTCTGTGAGCAGCCTTTTGACAACGGTGGCCGGAGCGGCAGAGGAGGTGCATGACCTGGCCCGCTTCGCGTGCGGGCAACTTGGGAACACGCGCTTCACTGAACTGGCGGAGATGGTGGACTTTCCTGTCGTTGATTCTTGCCTTGCTTGCGACCTTGAGCAGACACGCCTCGCATACTGCTGCCTGGCGGACATGCTCTTGACTGCCACCGAGGGTACATTTCGAAAAACCGTCGACAAGAGACTCGGATTTCCGGCGGACCGCAAGCGTGAAAAGCATCGACACGAACAGCTGATTCGGAATTTGTCGGTCATCCCAGAATTGGAATCTGCGCTCGATTCCGTTCGCGACCTGCCTCCCGCTCGATATTCCGATGAAGAGTGGCGCATCGTCCGTGCGGGCTTCACTCTGCTGCGCCGCGCTGCCGCAGAGCTGCAAATCGAATTCGCTGAGGCCGGTGCCGTCGATTTCATCGAGATTGCGCAAATTGCTCAACGCATCCTCGAAGACGATGATGGGCAACCCAGCGACGCCGCCATTACCATCGCCGATGGAATCCGCCATCTGCTCGTCGACGAGTTCCAGGACACCAGCCGTCGCCAGCACAGGCTGGTAGCCTCTCTCGTATCCGCGTGGCCTGACACCTCGAATCGTTCGCTGTTCGTTGTTGGCGATCCGATGCAGTCTATCTATTTCTTCCGCGCCGCGGATGCGGAACTGTTTCCACGAGTGCAGCAGGCCGGCCTCGAACTTCCAGATCGCGATTCTCTGCCGCTCGAGATTGTCAAGCTCGCATCCAACTTCCGTACGCAACCTGCGCTGGTGCATCAACTCAACGACGCTTTTAGCGCAGTTTTCGGAATCAACGATGGCAGCAACGTGCGGTTCAGTTCGTCCGAACCCGCCCGAAGTTCGGCTAGTGCGGGGGCCATTTTTGATCTGCATCTGGAGTTCGCTCCCGAGATGCCGCGTACGAGCCCGAGTGATCCGGATGCTGCGCGAAAGAAAGAGCAAGCTCGCGAAGACCGGGATGCGACCCTCAAGAGGCAAACTGATGAGATCGTAGCGTTGATAAAGGACCGGCTCGGCGCAATGGAGCAGGCGCGCTTCCGTGGAGAGAAGTATCGCATCGCAATTTTGGGTCGCGCACGGGCTGCATTGGCGCCCATTACACAGGCGCTGCGTGACGTGTCGATTCCTTTCCGTGCCGTTGAGCTGGAGCCTCTCGCAGACCGGCCTGAGGTCCTGGATGCTCTGGCACTAGCGCGTGCACTGCTGAATCCCGAGGACCGCGTGGCGTGGCTCGGAATGTTAAGAGCACCGTGGTGTGCCCTTCCCCTTGACGATCTGCACGCACTGACCAGCGCTGACGATCCCGACGTTCAAACTCGCCCGGTTCCCGAGCTTCTGCGAGAGCGCAAGGCTATGCTCGGCCAAGGAGCACGGGGCGCACTAGACCGCGTGCTGCAGGCCTATGAGGATTCGTTTGCGATCCGCGCGACAATGCCGCATATGTCCAGCGGTACATGGCTCCAGCAAGTCTGGTTGCGGCTCGGCGGGGACAAGTGTGTCGATGCCACTGGACGCGCGAACCTCGATCTGCTGTGGCGATCCCTTGACAAGCTGCCGAATGGCGACGCTGACCTCACAAGCCCCGCGCTGAACGCGGCACTTGAAAAGCTAATGGCACAGCCGGATCCCGCTTCTGACGGGAATTGGGGCGTGCACGTCATGACCATTCACAAATCGAAAGGCCTGGAGTTCGAAGTTGTGATCGTTCCGGAATTGCAAGCCCGAGGTGCAAATACGCGTTCTGCGATGTTTTCGTGGCTTGAACGCGGACTTGAAACGCCGGAAGCAACAGGCGAAATCACGGAGTTCCTCATCGCGCCATTCCAGACGAAGGGCGCGGATGGCGGGGCGGCAAAGAAATGGGTCGATCGCGAGTACCGCGCCAAGGAATCCCAGGAGATGCGCCGGATCTTGTACGTAGCTGCCACTCGCGCGCGCGAAGAATTGCACTTGTTTGCGCGCCCGTCCTACAAGTGGGAGCAAGATGACCCCGTGCTGTGCGAGCCTCACGAAAGCTTGCTTTCAAAGGCATGGCCAGCACTTGAAGATCAGGTCCGGACCCAATTCGAGGCGTGGAAATCTAAAGCCCAGGCGGCGCAGATCTCTAGCTTGGCAGCCGGTGTAAGTAACGTTATCGTAATGCCTTGTCCACCCCGGCCCGCATTCCTCCGCCGCCTTCCTTTGGATTTCGTCCCATCTCACCTATCGCATTTCCGGGAAGATAGAGGCACTTCCACAGGAGTCGAGCCAACCGATACATATCAAAGGCATGAAGGCAGCATCGATTCGCGAATCCTCGGGACCGCCGTGCATCTTGGATTGCAAATTCTGGCGCAACTACTATCGACGCTCGACGGCGATGCAGCGCGCTCGAGGCTCGCCACATCCATTGAGCGCATCTCAGCGCACATACGGGCGGCCGGTATGAGTCGCGACCATGCAGCCAAAATTGCTGCGCGTGCGCTCGAGATTGTAACGCGGTCCTCGAACGACCCTGCTGGAGCATGGATTCTCGCGCCACACGCTGACGCAGCGTCAGAGGTGCGGTGGACCGGCGCCGTGAGCGGCGGGCTTCGTACTGTTCAGGCCGACCGCGTGTTCCGCGCAGGATCAACGCCGCTTTCTGAGGGATCGGAGGCCTGGTGGATCATCGACTACAAGACCGCGGACGGCAATTCTAATGACGCTCTTCCGAAGCTGCGGGAGATGTTCGCGCCACAACTTGAGCTTTATGCGAACGTTCTCCGCAAGCTACACGGGCCGGATGCACAGATTCGGGCCGGCCTCTACTACCCGCGCATGCTGCAGTTCGACTGGTGGGAACCATAA